Proteins encoded in a region of the Bacillus sp. T3 genome:
- a CDS encoding flagellar hook-basal body protein, whose protein sequence is MLMQRIQDFAQNANGSVGVQVPGQAASIGELTTGAYVQERIPSFSQGSLVQTNGPLDLAIEDQGIPYQNINGRLVKPAAFFAVQLANGEVGYTRNGKLDVDANGQLVTPDGYRVLGATRQPIQLPAGVSKEDLSIDTAGNIIAYPNDPARSTNIGQIGIAVVQNPNELVRNGENVYTATNQIPLVGNPTVSLHQGYIEQSNVDTGQTMTDMMVTVRNYEANQKVINAYDQTLQQLNSIGKING, encoded by the coding sequence ATGCTAATGCAACGAATTCAAGATTTTGCTCAAAATGCAAATGGCTCAGTAGGCGTTCAGGTTCCCGGTCAGGCTGCGTCGATTGGTGAACTCACAACGGGAGCTTATGTACAAGAAAGAATCCCTAGTTTTAGCCAAGGTAGCCTTGTCCAAACGAATGGACCCTTAGATTTAGCGATTGAAGACCAAGGTATTCCTTACCAGAACATTAATGGTCGTTTGGTGAAGCCAGCTGCATTTTTCGCCGTTCAATTGGCAAATGGAGAGGTTGGCTATACCCGGAATGGCAAGCTCGATGTCGATGCTAATGGTCAACTAGTCACTCCTGATGGCTATCGGGTACTCGGTGCTACACGACAACCGATTCAATTGCCTGCTGGGGTGAGCAAAGAGGATTTATCTATCGACACAGCGGGCAATATCATCGCTTATCCGAATGATCCAGCTCGATCGACTAACATTGGTCAAATTGGGATTGCTGTCGTTCAAAATCCAAATGAGCTTGTTCGTAACGGTGAGAATGTGTACACTGCTACAAACCAAATTCCGCTCGTTGGGAATCCAACTGTTTCGCTTCACCAAGGTTATATCGAACAATCGAATGTGGATACAGGACAGACAATGACCGATATGATGGTAACAGTGCGTAACTACGAAGCCAATCAAAAGGTCATTAATGCATACGATCAAACACTTCAGCAATTAAACTCAATTGGAAAAATAAATGGCTAA
- a CDS encoding flagellar hook-basal body protein: protein MNTSMSISAGSLRAYQQKLDTISNNIANVNTTGFKRREQSFSEILASQVNNQPRTDQELGRLTPNGIRVGYGTRTGLTQLDETQGQAIKTDNPLGMMIQGKGYFQISVPSQTPGAAREVRYTRDGNFQVSPNPDIPGMYNIVHPNGGYLLDQAGNPILLNDQYDVQVNSSGEILLKNKNGSGVPFNSGERVGIVEIQNPQTLRGLGGNQFAIDPAAGGNAGVRMMGLDEVEVASGYLEGSNVDLTTEMSDLMLTQRGFQLNSRALSYSEQMLGIANGIMK from the coding sequence TTGAATACTTCAATGTCGATCTCTGCTGGTTCACTGCGTGCCTACCAGCAAAAACTAGATACGATTTCAAACAATATTGCCAATGTTAATACAACCGGCTTTAAAAGACGTGAGCAAAGCTTTAGCGAAATTCTCGCCTCGCAGGTCAACAACCAGCCACGCACAGATCAGGAATTGGGCCGCTTGACACCTAATGGGATACGGGTAGGCTATGGAACGCGAACGGGTCTTACCCAATTGGATGAAACTCAGGGCCAAGCAATCAAAACTGACAACCCATTAGGGATGATGATTCAAGGGAAGGGCTATTTCCAAATTAGTGTTCCTTCACAAACTCCGGGAGCTGCAAGAGAAGTACGCTATACACGTGACGGAAATTTCCAGGTCAGTCCAAATCCTGATATCCCAGGAATGTACAATATTGTTCATCCAAATGGAGGTTACTTACTAGATCAAGCGGGTAATCCGATTTTATTGAATGATCAATACGATGTTCAGGTTAATTCCAGTGGTGAAATATTATTGAAAAATAAAAATGGTTCTGGGGTTCCCTTTAATTCAGGTGAACGCGTCGGAATCGTCGAGATCCAAAATCCACAGACGCTTCGAGGTTTGGGCGGGAATCAATTCGCTATTGACCCAGCTGCGGGTGGAAATGCAGGTGTTAGAATGATGGGATTGGACGAGGTTGAGGTCGCAAGTGGTTACCTTGAGGGTTCAAACGTTGATTTAACAACGGAAATGTCTGATCTGATGCTAACCCAAAGAGGCTTTCAATTAAACTCGAGAGCACTTTCCTATTCCGAGCAAATGCTAGGGATTGCCAATGGAATCATGAAATAA
- a CDS encoding flagellar cap protein FliD N-terminal domain-containing protein, giving the protein MSTVNNNTLRVTGLASGMNTDEIVEKLVTAQSARLNKMIQSKTIATWKSDSYRDINKKLDEFRKSMESLRLQSTFNKQKVTSSDTRVEVSTAGTSTRTDFVISEAKPATSAKPALVSFNSMGAIVNADTTVTLNNMSIALTKDMTLDQVITEINKYTTNTTDPTKSTNVKAANVGGSLVLTSTGTGDTAKIDLTAGVNNLGIAETHVTWNKGGVWLYRNR; this is encoded by the coding sequence GTGTCAACTGTCAATAATAATACATTAAGAGTAACCGGGCTCGCTTCTGGAATGAACACAGATGAAATCGTTGAAAAGCTAGTAACTGCCCAAAGTGCACGCTTGAATAAAATGATCCAATCAAAAACAATCGCAACGTGGAAAAGCGATTCTTATCGGGATATTAATAAAAAGCTAGATGAATTCCGTAAATCGATGGAAAGCTTGCGTCTGCAGTCAACGTTTAATAAACAAAAGGTAACTTCCAGTGATACTAGAGTGGAAGTATCGACAGCTGGTACAAGCACTAGAACTGACTTTGTCATTTCCGAGGCAAAACCCGCTACATCGGCAAAACCGGCTTTAGTAAGCTTCAATAGCATGGGGGCAATCGTGAATGCTGACACGACTGTTACTCTAAATAATATGTCAATAGCTTTAACAAAGGATATGACATTGGATCAGGTTATTACTGAAATTAACAAGTACACAACAAACACAACGGATCCAACCAAATCAACCAATGTGAAAGCTGCAAATGTTGGCGGATCTTTAGTTCTCACCTCAACAGGAACTGGTGATACAGCAAAAATTGATCTTACTGCTGGAGTGAACAATTTAGGAATAGCAGAAACACATGTTACCTGGAACAAAGGCGGAGTCTGGCTATATCGTAATAGATAA
- the fliD gene encoding flagellar filament capping protein FliD, with protein MLPGTKAESGYIVIDNKKIDVISNKFTYDGVAFNIKEPIATGSTVSVQITSDTQGIFDSIKGFVDKYNELIADLNGRLSEKKYRDYTPLTDEQKKDMKENDITLWEAKAKSGLLQSDSTIQSFLYEMRNSLSATIKNAGVSVDYDSLKDIGLNFSSNYNDNGKIVLDETKLKSVLETNLEDVKKLFTAKETGTTSTSTTVTDQNMHDKSGFGWRVYDRINVGITQLGKLAGYPNLTVDTQSFMAKQIKSLESNISREQDKIDAYEARLWKQFSAMESALSKMNSQSSWLSQQIG; from the coding sequence ATGTTACCTGGAACAAAGGCGGAGTCTGGCTATATCGTAATAGATAATAAGAAAATTGATGTTATTTCCAATAAGTTTACCTATGATGGCGTTGCTTTTAACATAAAAGAGCCCATAGCAACAGGTAGTACTGTTTCCGTGCAAATTACAAGTGATACACAAGGAATTTTTGATAGTATTAAAGGTTTCGTAGATAAATACAATGAGTTAATCGCAGACTTAAATGGACGTTTGTCTGAAAAGAAATATCGCGATTACACTCCATTAACGGATGAACAGAAAAAAGATATGAAGGAAAACGACATTACACTTTGGGAAGCAAAAGCAAAAAGTGGTTTGCTTCAAAGTGATTCAACGATACAAAGTTTTTTATATGAAATGCGAAATAGTCTTTCAGCTACAATAAAAAACGCAGGAGTATCAGTGGATTATGACTCTTTAAAGGATATCGGCCTGAATTTCTCGTCTAATTATAATGATAATGGGAAAATTGTTTTAGATGAGACAAAGCTTAAGAGTGTTTTAGAAACAAATTTAGAAGATGTAAAAAAATTGTTTACAGCTAAAGAAACAGGAACTACAAGTACTTCAACCACTGTGACTGATCAAAATATGCACGATAAAAGTGGGTTTGGCTGGAGAGTTTATGATCGTATTAATGTGGGAATCACACAGCTAGGTAAACTTGCTGGCTATCCAAATTTAACGGTGGACACTCAAAGCTTCATGGCGAAACAAATTAAGTCATTAGAATCGAACATCAGCCGGGAGCAAGATAAAATAGACGCCTATGAAGCAAGACTTTGGAAGCAATTTAGTGCTATGGAAAGTGCTTTATCCAAGATGAATTCTCAAAGCTCATGGCTTTCACAGCAAATAGGTTAA
- a CDS encoding carbon storage regulator, producing MLIVGREIGQSVIIGNSIKITVLQAGLQPRVAIKAPKNLRITKVKQHPSNKCVGKQVRKIIYTILIEDKIKVTIMQTVSGLIRFAIEAPKEIGIFREELCQTNYLSESEEVMII from the coding sequence ATGCTGATTGTAGGCAGAGAAATTGGACAATCCGTCATTATTGGAAATTCAATCAAAATCACCGTTCTACAAGCAGGGCTCCAGCCTCGAGTAGCGATTAAAGCGCCAAAGAATTTGCGAATCACCAAGGTGAAGCAACACCCAAGTAATAAATGTGTTGGCAAACAGGTGAGAAAAATTATTTACACTATTCTAATCGAGGATAAGATCAAAGTTACAATCATGCAAACTGTATCTGGATTAATAAGATTCGCAATCGAAGCACCGAAAGAAATAGGCATATTTCGGGAAGAGCTGTGTCAAACAAACTACCTTTCAGAGAGTGAAGAGGTAATGATTATTTAG
- a CDS encoding flagellin, which yields MRINHNIAALNTHRQLASASNAQSKSMEKLASGLRINRAGDDAAGLAISEKMRGQIRGLDMASKNAQDGISVIQTAEGALNEVHSILQRQRELAVQSASDTNVAADRTALGDEFSQLTAEVKRITDQTEFNGMRLLDKSANGATGVLKIQVGANATQSMDLKLDTAGVDLTAVNTALGLAKVDTQANADLALTSLDTQIASVSSGRSYLGATQNRLEHTISNLDNASENLTGAESRIRDVDMAKEMMNQTKNSILSQAAQAMLAQANQQPQGVLQLLR from the coding sequence ATGCGTATTAACCACAATATTGCAGCACTAAACACACACCGTCAGTTAGCAAGTGCATCAAATGCACAATCAAAATCAATGGAGAAATTAGCTTCAGGACTTCGTATCAATAGAGCAGGGGATGATGCGGCGGGTCTAGCAATTTCTGAAAAAATGCGTGGGCAAATCCGTGGTTTAGATATGGCATCAAAGAACGCACAAGATGGCATATCTGTAATTCAAACAGCTGAAGGAGCATTGAATGAGGTACATTCAATTCTGCAAAGACAAAGAGAACTAGCTGTACAATCAGCCTCTGATACTAACGTTGCGGCAGATAGAACTGCTTTAGGTGATGAATTCTCTCAGTTAACAGCTGAAGTAAAAAGAATTACAGACCAAACTGAGTTCAACGGCATGAGATTGTTGGATAAATCAGCTAATGGTGCTACGGGTGTTCTAAAAATCCAAGTAGGTGCTAACGCAACACAAAGTATGGACTTAAAATTAGACACTGCTGGAGTTGATTTAACTGCTGTTAATACTGCTCTTGGATTAGCAAAGGTAGATACTCAAGCTAATGCTGATCTTGCATTAACATCACTTGATACTCAAATTGCATCAGTTTCTTCAGGCAGAAGCTACCTTGGTGCTACACAAAATCGCCTTGAACATACTATCAGTAATTTAGACAATGCTTCAGAAAATCTAACTGGAGCAGAATCTCGTATCCGTGACGTAGATATGGCGAAAGAAATGATGAACCAAACTAAGAATTCTATTCTTTCTCAAGCTGCACAAGCAATGTTGGCTCAAGCAAACCAACAACCACAAGGCGTACTTCAATTACTTCGTTAA
- a CDS encoding DoxX family membrane protein, with product MKKLFIVAVCIGLIITPLFTDAHVKWFTEMTPKKESVEHILSPLFMSIAMLAAVILAILPLFIPKLEKFELVKKWDQKLSSLRIYSRWILKYGTAVALILQVINGSLFAPELEINHVLAIIFTWVAIGLLLVPHHLSTKLGSVVLLGLFIYITIQHGVFYMLDYGFYLAIIGVLLVGKTKYENIGFPFLYLGTGLSLCWVAVEKWVYPSMSLDIVANHHVPTFGFEPAVFIVLAAFIEFVVGYLLVVGILNRVLAFVVTVIFVMTTMLFGMKEIIGHFMVHIILIIFIIEGVSFYHPPIKMHKTLIDQFIFVFLNFIFVLATFVLIYYRFA from the coding sequence ATGAAAAAATTATTTATAGTAGCAGTATGTATTGGACTCATCATCACTCCATTATTTACAGACGCTCATGTGAAATGGTTCACAGAAATGACACCCAAAAAAGAATCGGTTGAACACATCCTGTCCCCATTATTTATGTCAATCGCTATGTTGGCGGCTGTTATCTTGGCGATTCTTCCGCTCTTCATTCCGAAGCTTGAAAAATTTGAGCTAGTTAAAAAATGGGATCAGAAGCTTTCAAGCTTGAGAATATATTCTAGATGGATTTTAAAGTACGGGACAGCGGTAGCTTTAATTCTTCAAGTGATCAATGGCAGTCTATTTGCTCCCGAATTGGAAATTAACCATGTATTAGCCATTATCTTTACCTGGGTGGCGATAGGGTTATTGCTCGTTCCTCATCATCTATCGACTAAGCTCGGATCTGTTGTGCTGCTAGGGTTATTTATTTATATCACGATCCAGCACGGCGTTTTTTACATGCTCGACTATGGTTTTTATCTAGCGATTATTGGCGTACTGCTAGTTGGCAAAACGAAGTATGAGAACATTGGCTTTCCGTTTCTCTATCTTGGTACAGGCTTGTCGCTCTGTTGGGTAGCTGTTGAAAAATGGGTGTATCCAAGCATGTCGCTTGATATTGTTGCCAATCATCATGTTCCGACCTTTGGCTTTGAACCAGCTGTTTTTATCGTGTTGGCAGCGTTCATTGAATTTGTCGTTGGCTATCTGCTGGTTGTGGGTATTTTAAACAGGGTACTAGCCTTTGTCGTTACTGTCATCTTTGTGATGACGACGATGTTGTTCGGGATGAAGGAAATCATTGGTCATTTCATGGTGCATATCATCTTAATAATCTTTATTATTGAGGGTGTTTCATTCTATCATCCACCAATAAAAATGCACAAAACATTAATTGACCAATTCATTTTTGTTTTCTTGAATTTTATTTTTGTCTTAGCAACATTTGTGTTGATTTATTATCGATTTGCCTAA
- the flaG gene encoding flagellar protein FlaG — MSDRMSITNNIAPGLTSYFTTDYQAKTVEMVEAVQRTKETTPEKNGEQSQQQQHSREQTEKVINGLNEFLKASNSHLKFEFHEKLKEYYVTVVDDKTNEVIKEIPSKKLMDMYAAMADYIGLIVDQKI; from the coding sequence ATGTCAGATAGGATGTCCATCACAAATAATATCGCGCCGGGTTTAACTTCGTATTTTACGACAGATTATCAAGCTAAAACCGTTGAAATGGTTGAAGCAGTTCAAAGGACTAAAGAAACAACACCAGAAAAAAATGGGGAGCAATCTCAGCAACAACAACATTCTCGCGAACAAACTGAGAAGGTTATTAACGGTTTAAACGAGTTTTTAAAAGCGTCTAATTCACACTTGAAATTTGAGTTTCATGAAAAACTAAAAGAATATTATGTAACGGTAGTTGATGACAAAACAAATGAAGTGATCAAAGAGATTCCTTCCAAGAAGCTAATGGATATGTATGCAGCAATGGCTGACTATATTGGCCTTATAGTCGACCAAAAGATTTAG
- a CDS encoding EAL domain-containing protein, with protein sequence MENEIRFTQYDFINEEDINRVYKELKIAIILINENGDQLFANTYFCSIFGYTSDELKAKRLVDLFEAEDLNKILAGTINEKNSDAAFHIRGKKHDNSPLYLKVLYHKIHEGIIRLQLLDVTEHVTWEINANSIFNGSSLAHITLDINGLVKNWNQVAEVLFGWNKEEVLNQPYPLIPNFNSVKFVKKLMNSTKRHSLTGIEVKRIRKDGTWLNCLVYTTPLYDHEGNCNGAMILIEDISHRKHHENQIKNTRKELEDFKYALDQAATVSITDVNGNIIYVNDKFCEISKFSRNELIGQNHRILKSNYHSVDLYKQLWDTIKSGNIWRGDLCNKAKDGSIWWGASTIVPLFDYHGRPYQFIGIRSDITDQKVMEKEIRENYHKLYETEYYDFSTKLPNIRQFEWRIIDEQERAKSKIDGKFSLFIVDLHGFRFVNDSFGTETGDRLLLEASIRLKKYTGTQGILFRLNGKEFAIIFPDLDKNIKKVTKELVQLFKQPFLINEFEHYLNCNIGVSVYPDSSTNIKHVIKHAFSALYQAREKGKDHYQIFSPNMDIETYKRFSLMKDLRKAVKNNEFFLVYQPRIDAKTDLIVGAEALVRWKHPKWGLVSPVEFITLAEEGGFIHSIGEIVLHEACRQNKCWQDQGFMPITVSVNFSVHQFMQPDMIQVVDRILKETGIDPKWVEIEITETAVMKDEKNVLAKISELKALGIRIAIDDFGTGYASLSYLKKVKANTVKIDRSFIRDIPTESDSTEIVSSIVQLAKRLKIITVAEGVELEEQLQFLQQMECEEVQGYLYSRPVLQNELEEFLVQKNCAPKPWNWIAGSIASVQKQNSEIALPCTILAKMSISEISGEKLSLGSTDVMITKIGINGLQVESTTKLSIQPDLVLQFNANILGVELELFGTVVWKRELDDDKYLYEVCLILDKQEKSEWCLLLENFPRD encoded by the coding sequence ATGGAAAACGAAATACGATTTACACAATATGATTTTATCAATGAAGAAGATATAAATCGAGTTTATAAGGAATTAAAGATTGCTATCATTTTGATAAATGAAAATGGAGACCAATTGTTTGCGAACACATACTTTTGCTCCATATTTGGTTATACCAGTGACGAGCTGAAAGCTAAAAGATTAGTAGACTTATTTGAAGCTGAAGATTTAAACAAAATACTGGCAGGAACCATCAACGAGAAAAATAGTGATGCAGCTTTTCATATTAGAGGAAAAAAACACGATAATAGTCCACTTTACTTAAAGGTCTTATATCATAAAATACATGAGGGAATCATCCGGCTCCAGCTGCTCGATGTTACCGAACACGTAACTTGGGAAATCAATGCTAATTCCATATTCAATGGATCATCATTGGCCCATATAACGCTTGATATAAATGGGTTGGTTAAAAATTGGAATCAGGTTGCTGAAGTGCTATTTGGTTGGAATAAAGAAGAAGTACTAAATCAACCCTATCCCCTCATTCCAAATTTTAATAGTGTAAAATTTGTTAAAAAGCTAATGAACTCCACGAAACGACACTCATTAACCGGAATTGAGGTTAAAAGAATAAGAAAAGATGGTACATGGCTTAATTGTTTAGTATATACCACACCATTATATGACCATGAGGGAAACTGTAATGGCGCAATGATTTTGATAGAGGATATTTCTCATCGGAAACATCACGAAAACCAAATAAAAAACACACGCAAGGAACTAGAAGACTTCAAATATGCACTTGATCAAGCTGCCACCGTTTCGATTACGGATGTGAACGGAAATATTATTTATGTTAACGATAAGTTTTGCGAAATATCAAAGTTCAGCCGCAATGAGCTAATCGGTCAAAATCATCGAATCCTTAAATCAAACTACCATTCTGTCGATTTATATAAGCAATTATGGGATACGATTAAGAGTGGGAACATTTGGCGTGGTGATCTATGTAACAAAGCTAAGGACGGAAGTATATGGTGGGGTGCGTCTACAATTGTCCCACTTTTTGACTATCACGGTAGGCCGTATCAATTTATTGGAATTCGTTCAGATATTACGGATCAAAAAGTGATGGAAAAAGAGATCCGCGAAAATTATCATAAGCTTTATGAAACGGAATACTACGATTTTTCAACTAAGCTCCCGAATATAAGACAATTCGAATGGAGAATTATCGATGAACAGGAACGGGCGAAGTCAAAAATTGATGGGAAGTTTTCCTTATTCATTGTTGACCTGCATGGATTTAGATTTGTTAATGATTCCTTTGGTACGGAAACTGGAGATCGGTTACTGTTGGAAGCATCGATTCGATTGAAGAAATACACCGGTACGCAAGGTATTCTGTTTCGCTTAAACGGGAAAGAGTTTGCCATCATCTTTCCGGATTTGGACAAAAATATCAAAAAAGTTACAAAAGAACTTGTTCAATTATTTAAACAGCCTTTCTTGATCAATGAATTTGAACATTATCTTAACTGCAATATCGGCGTAAGTGTTTACCCTGATAGCAGCACGAATATTAAGCATGTAATTAAACATGCGTTTTCTGCTTTATATCAAGCAAGAGAAAAGGGCAAGGATCATTACCAAATTTTTTCCCCAAATATGGATATAGAGACATACAAACGTTTTTCATTAATGAAAGATTTACGTAAAGCTGTGAAAAACAATGAGTTTTTCCTAGTCTACCAGCCTAGAATCGATGCAAAAACGGACCTAATTGTCGGAGCTGAAGCGTTAGTAAGGTGGAAGCATCCTAAGTGGGGACTCGTCTCTCCAGTTGAGTTTATCACATTAGCGGAGGAAGGCGGATTTATTCACTCAATCGGCGAAATTGTCCTCCATGAAGCCTGTCGCCAAAACAAATGCTGGCAAGACCAAGGCTTTATGCCGATTACTGTTTCTGTAAACTTCTCAGTGCACCAATTTATGCAACCCGATATGATTCAGGTAGTTGACCGAATCCTCAAGGAAACTGGCATCGATCCTAAATGGGTGGAAATTGAAATTACAGAAACAGCTGTGATGAAGGACGAAAAGAATGTTTTAGCAAAAATTAGTGAACTTAAAGCACTTGGTATTCGGATTGCAATTGATGACTTTGGAACGGGTTATGCCTCGCTTAGCTATTTGAAAAAGGTAAAAGCGAACACAGTGAAAATTGACCGCTCGTTTATTAGAGATATACCAACCGAATCAGATAGTACTGAAATCGTCAGTTCCATCGTACAACTTGCAAAAAGACTAAAGATTATTACCGTCGCCGAAGGGGTTGAATTGGAAGAACAGCTTCAATTTCTACAGCAAATGGAGTGTGAGGAAGTTCAAGGCTATTTATATAGTAGACCAGTGTTACAAAACGAGCTAGAGGAATTCCTCGTTCAAAAAAATTGCGCACCAAAACCGTGGAATTGGATAGCAGGATCGATAGCTTCGGTACAAAAACAGAATTCAGAGATTGCTTTACCTTGCACCATACTAGCTAAGATGTCGATTTCGGAAATCAGCGGTGAAAAGCTAAGCCTTGGTTCAACAGATGTAATGATTACCAAAATTGGAATCAATGGACTTCAAGTAGAATCAACAACGAAGCTTTCCATCCAACCTGATTTAGTTTTACAATTCAATGCAAACATCCTTGGTGTTGAGCTGGAGTTATTTGGAACTGTAGTATGGAAAAGGGAATTGGATGATGATAAATATTTATATGAGGTTTGTTTAATACTTGATAAACAGGAAAAAAGTGAGTGGTGTTTGTTATTGGAAAATTTCCCAAGAGATTAA
- a CDS encoding MerR family transcriptional regulator, producing the protein MEYTVQKLASLAGVSTRTLRYYDEIGILKPARINSSGYRIYGQDEVNKLQQILFYRELGVNLEAIREIVTAPTFDGAKALKEHREKLLERRQQLELLIANVEKTLALTEGRITMSDKEKFEGFKKKLIDDNEQKYGKEIRAKYGEDVVEKSNAKMMNMTQEQFDESTALAEQIHITLAEAFKTGNPAGELAQKTADLHKKWLMFHWPQYSKEAHAGLAQMYVDDERFTAYYDKDQPGAAQFLRDAIQIYTGMKQQ; encoded by the coding sequence ATGGAATATACAGTGCAAAAGCTGGCCAGTCTCGCTGGAGTAAGTACGAGAACGTTACGGTATTATGATGAAATTGGGATTCTTAAGCCGGCAAGGATCAATTCATCAGGATACCGGATCTACGGTCAAGATGAAGTAAACAAACTTCAGCAAATTTTATTTTACCGTGAATTAGGAGTGAATCTCGAAGCAATCAGAGAAATCGTAACCGCTCCTACCTTTGATGGTGCCAAAGCGCTGAAAGAACATCGCGAAAAGCTCCTTGAAAGACGGCAACAATTAGAATTATTAATTGCCAACGTTGAAAAAACGCTTGCCTTAACCGAAGGGAGAATAACGATGAGTGATAAAGAAAAGTTTGAAGGATTTAAGAAAAAGCTAATAGATGACAACGAGCAAAAATATGGAAAAGAGATCCGCGCGAAGTACGGCGAAGATGTCGTGGAAAAATCAAATGCGAAAATGATGAACATGACCCAGGAGCAATTTGATGAATCCACGGCGTTAGCAGAACAAATTCACATCACCTTAGCTGAAGCGTTCAAAACAGGTAACCCGGCAGGAGAGCTAGCTCAAAAAACAGCTGACCTACACAAAAAATGGCTCATGTTCCACTGGCCGCAATATAGTAAAGAGGCTCATGCCGGTCTAGCGCAAATGTATGTCGATGATGAACGGTTTACCGCCTACTATGACAAAGATCAACCAGGTGCCGCACAATTCCTACGAGATGCTATTCAAATCTACACAGGGATGAAACAACAGTAA